The genomic stretch gccaggtgtcccccggcaGGAGGGGCGAGCTCAGTGAAGGGAGAGGGGTAGGTACAGCAGTGTGAAAGggaggacatctccccccccctttccttacctttgggctcccccttcctcgctctcccctctagaactaaagttttggggtggCTTGCAGCGGGTGGGACTTACCTGCCTCCTTCCACGGCGAAgcagtagtgatgtccggttcatgagtcatttgagcctgttctttcctgtgatccaactcatccactgaaccgaatcagttcagtggatgagacaggaaatgcagctgcagttcctgtctcatccactgaactgattcggctcagtggatgagtcggatcattacactcacaggaaagaacaggctCAAATAACTCATGAACCGGACGTCACTACGCAACGCTTGGAGCGAGGCAGAGGTAAGTCCCACCCGCTGCCAGTCATcccaaaactttagttctagaggggagagcaaggaagggggagcccaaaggtgagggaaaggggggatgtcccccctttcccactgtgcccatagttccctcttctctgcgctctctccctccacacagcccaaaaaggaggacatctggctGTCCTTCTTTGCCTTGCGCCGGACGGAGGACAAGCagtccaaaaaccggactgtccggcctaaatccggacggatggccaccctagctgggctgtataggcagatccagcctcactatgcagatcacattcttcaaacccacctcgggttctctttaagtctagtgTGTGCTCGGCCTTTATTGGCTGGGGGAGTATTGTTAGCATTATACTCACACTGGATTCTTATTGTCTGGAGAGTTTCCGACTCTGACTTCTGCTCCCTTCAGCCTCTCCAGACAACAGTCCGATCTTGCCGTGATGACTACAACGTCCACATTGTACTTCTGCTTCAGGTCCACCTTCCACCACGGCTCGTAGTCATACTGGGTGTGAGTACAGAAGCCTTTAAACCAGTTGGACTCTTTGTTGCCATCAATACCTTTATTAGCATAAGCTATTATTGTTCCTAGTTGGTAGTCAGAACTCTGGGAGGCGTCGCCATTTCTGGCTAGGTTTGCAGCTGCAGAGAAACATATAATAAGCACAAGATGTAAAGTATGTAATGTAGGCatatagtagcaaatatatcggcgccaagggacaatggaaccgccgctgagaagaacaatgtccaaaagttcagaagtcaagcatacatcaaaggtcagcgcaggtttagaaagtcattatatgtagggaatggtaaattcttcaccacaatatatcaaatgctcagaggtaggtatccgccaaacatcaaaactagaaaaggcttaccagctcccaacaacccacattataaggttgtaaaatggctcaggtcacagataacgtccagggaacatcggaCGTCGtgcagatccagtggacatccgtatggaggtaaagtttcaggaatttacataggaaaacaaaaacggcaatatctaagcgtaacccgtttatttagataaaatctctttaaaaggcagtagatataaaaacaataactcacatacggggcccataaacagggaaccccggaagattagcgcgcatgtaatggtcaatcgtggatcaatagacaatggtgccgcctgttaccttcccgactggtttcgcagtcttgcgtcatctggacgttatctgtgacctgagccatttcacaaccttataatgtgggttgttgggagctggtaagccttttctagttttgattttTGGTGGATACcttcctctgagcatttgatatattgtggtgaagaatttaccattccctacatacaatgactttctaaacctgcgctgacctttgatgtatgtaaTGTAGGCATGAGAAATACACACAGGCTATGCTGACAATGTAAGCCTGACGCAcacatcccattttgattggctaatgataCAAAATATGCGTCACTGAACCTGTTAAACTCCCTGCTATGCAGCAATGCGTGCCCCGAGTTATGCCAACGTATCCCACTTCCCCACATGCGCCAATGTGagcgtaccattacaatataactgcatgGCGTTAGCTGGGTGATCTTATTGTGTGACGTAATAATGCActgcaatgccccactgtgaacacTGAAGAATCTGGAAGAAATAATGAGGAAAGCTGGGCTATATAATGCTAATGGGATTATGTTCTCTGATTCAGCCTCTTTCAGAATGTTGGGGGCATCTGGCAACATGATTGTCGGGAAAAGAAAAGGTGAGGGTTACCATCAGTCCTGTCTCATGTCAACAATAATGCATctggagaccattcatgtgtggggaggGCAGTGTCTATGCTAAAgtacacccagggcaagggttcaAAAATTGTGCCCTCCCCATTGACCTGCGAACCCATGCtacgcccccagtacaggtagtcaggtataggtgttcccagtataggtagccaggcataggtgtccccagtataggtagtcaggtataggtgtccccagtataggtagccaggcataggtgtccccagtataggtagccaggtatagttgaagccagtataggcagctaggtaAAGGttccttcagtacaggtagctaggtataggtgcctttaataaaggtagcttggtataggtgcagccagtataggttagctaggtatagattagtgttgggcgaacatctagatgttcgggccgaacaggccgaacatggccgcgatgttcgggtgttcgagccgaactccgaacataatggaagtcaatggggacctgaactttcgtgctttgtaaagcttccttacatgctacataccccaaatttgcagggtatgtgcaccttgggagtgggtacaagaggaaaaaatttttagcaaaaagagcttatagtttttgagaaaatcgattttaaagtttcaaagggaaaactgtcttttaaatgcgggaaatgtctgttttctttgcacaggtaacatgctttttgtcggcatgcagtcataaatgtaatacagataagaggttccaggaaaagggaccggtaacgctaacccagcagcagcacacgtgatggaacaggaggagggcggcgcaggaggagaaggccacgctttgagacacaacaacccaggccttgcatgaggacaagaagcgtgcggatagcaatttgcattttgtcgccatgcagtcataaatgtaatacagatgagaggttcaataaacaataaacagtaattggtgttgtccagaatgcgcacaatgcgtgggtcgcgttcaatgcagtcctaggccgaagaggtcatagcctagtgtcacaaaaacctgtttatttgggcaatttcaatggtggcaagtctgacgtacataaatcgcagcaatggccgttagcaacatctgaatctcacgaaatgtctcatgcaggtagaagacatattgctagacttgggctccaaagatgggttacctacatctctgcaaaccagagttacagggctccaaaattggtaaaatcccccataggctttcattgcctccctatttcactttccaaaatctcacatcttttcaaagggcaattgctcagcagtggcaaattttctagcattgtagggacccttagggggaacatgactggtgagttttgggcccctaggccgaagaggtcatagcctagggtcacaaaaacctgtttatttgggcaatttcaatggtggcgagtctgacgtacataaatcacagcaatggccgttagcaacgtctgaatctcacgaaatgtctcatgcaggtagaagacatattgttagacttggattacaaagatggggtccctacatctctgcaaaccagagttacaggggtgcaaaattggtaaaatcccccataggctttcattgcctccctatttcactttccaaaatctcacatcttttcaaagggcaattgctcagcagtggcaaattttctagcattgtagggacccttagggggaacatgactggtgagttttgggcccctaggccgaagaggtcatagcctagggtcacaaaaacctgtttatttgggctatttcaatggtggcgagtctgacgtacataaatcgcagcaatggccgttagcaacgtctgaatctcacgaaatgtctcatgcaggtagaagacatattgttagacttggattccaaagatggggtctctacatctctgcaaaccagagttacagggctccaaaattggtaaaatcattgggcctactatttaccgttccaaaatctcacaccatttcaaagggcaatggctcagcagtggcacaactcaccagtcatgatccccctaagagtccctacaatgcttgaaaatttggtactgctgagccattgccctttgaaaagatgtgagattttggaaagtgaaatagggaggcaaggaaagcctatgggggattttaccaattttgcacccctgtaactctggtttgcagagatgtagggaccccatctttggaatccaagtctaacaatatgtcttctacctgcattagacatttcgtgaaattcagacgttgctaacggccatggctgagatttatgtacgtcagcataactaccattgaaattgcccaaataaacaggtttttgtgaccctaggctatgacctctttggcctaggggcccgaaactcaccagtcatgttccccctaagggtccctacattgctagaaaatttgccactgctgagcaattgcccttt from Hyperolius riggenbachi isolate aHypRig1 chromosome 5, aHypRig1.pri, whole genome shotgun sequence encodes the following:
- the LOC137519275 gene encoding fucolectin-like translates to MKVLLTLVLLGLLVLGHCCSPPSGAANLARNGDASQSSDYQLGTIIAYANKGIDGNKESNWFKGFCTHTQYDYEPWWKVDLKQKYNVDVVVITARSDCCLERLKGAEVRVGNSPDNKNPVCGKISSTPDVTTTFCCTGMEGQYVSVVIPGRKEWLHLCEVEVYGAPSTPENKDNQGNQENHVCW